A section of the Telopea speciosissima isolate NSW1024214 ecotype Mountain lineage chromosome 3, Tspe_v1, whole genome shotgun sequence genome encodes:
- the LOC122654597 gene encoding nuclear pore complex protein NUP54: MFGTPASSPAFGTPSTPSFAPAFGSSSSSSPLFSTPFPQQPQTQQQQSPFFQQPSTGFGFQSPFAAPQSTPFPQSTPFSLANAQLTTQMAPVAPLPFSLADRDIQAIVDAYKEEPGNPKYAFKHLLFSVTDPSARTKPAGISDIMWAEAMRKLEGMESVDRERLWPQLVQGFKDLSQRLKLQDEVIVSDAERLRMTQSNVKTLQRHFQADTIPWIQRMRQKEQDLQRRLLRVMRIVEALEGKGCRVPLMKSEAELAEKLVPLARQLKGPGAELSRRVHNLLSMSRVRANAIGGGSVYLPGSTKIHEQSLADMQEVLQQQTVAIARLGNVLKRDSRDMEIIMAEDSGMAEEGSKKDFQI, from the exons ATGTTCGGAACTCCGGCGTCTTCGCCGGCGTTCGGCACTCCCTCGACGCCATCGTTCGCTCCCGCTTTTGGCTCTTCCTCCTCATCCTCCCCTCTGTTCTCTACTCCTTTTCCCCAGCAGCCACAGACGCAGCAGCAACAGTCGCCATTTTTTCAGCAACCGAGCACTGGTTTCGGCTTTCAGTCTCCTTTTGCGGCACCTCAATCCACTCCGTTTCCCCAATCAACTCCCTTCTCCCTTGCCAATGCCCAATTGACTACTCAAATGGCGCCTGTCGCTCCTCTCCCTTTCTCCCTTGCCGATCGTGACATACAG GCGATCGTTGATGCCTACAAAGAGGAGCCTGGTAACCCTAAGTACGCTTTTAAG CATTTGTTGTTCAGTGTGACTGATCCGTCTGCTAGAACCAAGCCTGCTGGCATATCAGAC ATCATGTGGGCGGAGGCTATGAGGAAGCTGGAAGGTATGGAAAGTGTTGATCGAGAAAGACTTTGGCCTCAGCTTGTTCAGGGGTTCAAAGATCTTTCCCAGCGGCTTAAG CTTCAAGATGAGGTCATAGTTTCTGATGCTGAGAGATTGCGAATGACTCAAAGCAATGTGAAGACG CTTCAAAGGCATTTTCAAGCAGATACTATTCCATGGATCCAAAGAATGAGACAGAAAGAGCAAGATCTTCAAAGGCGACTCTTAAGG GTTATGAGAATAGTGGAGGCCTTGGAGGGAAAGGGTTGTCGAGTGCCTTTAATGAAATCTGAAGCTGAATTAGCTGAGAAGTTGGTTCCACTAGCTAGACAG CTAAAAGGACCAGGAGCAGAACTGTCTAGGAGGGTTCACAATCTGCTTTCTATGTCTCGTGTCCGTGCGAATGCAATTGGTGGTGGTTCTGTTTACCTTCCTGGTTCAACCAAAATACATGAACAGAGCCTTGCTGATATGCAGGAG GTCTTACAACAGCAAACAGTGGCAATCGCAAGGCTTGGCAATGTATTGAAGCGCGATAGCAGAGACATGGAGATCATCATGGCTGAGGACTCAGGAATGGCTGAAGAGGGAAGCAAAAAAGATTTCCAGATCTAA
- the LOC122656121 gene encoding blue copper protein, whose translation MMIVPSYSSANFLIISTHYKDPNEEVSIQKESREQRAESREKKKKKKLRRMGGAGGVAVVVVILILSEWTRGGNAAQHVVGGSQGWDVSADLTTWASSHTFKVGDQLEFKYTVGLHSVVELGSESEYKNCNIGNAVTTMNGGKDMVKLSKVGTRYFVCGTPGHCAQGMKLKVNTLAASVASANTTDSSSSSSSSSTLKSYYVYLVLTMLLVVSITINFSSYSK comes from the exons atgatgattgtgcctagcTATTCGAGTGCAAATTTCCTCATAATCTCAACGCATTATAAAGACCCCAACGAGGAAGTCTCAATCCAGAAAGAGAGCAGAGAGCAGAGAGCAGAGagcagagagaagaagaagaagaagaaattgaggaGAATGGGTGGTGCAGGAGGAgtagcagtggtggtggtgatattAATCCTGTCGGAGTGGACAAGAGGAGGCAATGCCGCACAACATGTGGTGGGTGGGAGTCAAGGATGGGATGTCTCTGCTGATCTAACCACTTGGGCATCTTCCCATACTTTCAAAGTAGGAGACCAACTGG AGTTCAAGTACACAGTGGGGTTGCACAGTGTAGTGGAACTGGGGAGCGAGAGTGAATACAAGAATTGCAACATAGGGAATGCTGTGACCACCATGAATGGAGGGAAAGATATGGTGAAGTTAAGTAAGGTTGGGACAAGGTACTTCGTTTGTGGCACTCCAGGTCACTGTGCTCAGGGCATGAAGCTCAAGGTCAACACCCTTGCTGCTTCTGTTGCTTCTGCCAACACTACtgattcctcttcttcatcttcttcttcttctaccctaAAATCTTATTATGTTTACTTGGTTCTCACAATGCTATTGGTGGTATCCATCACCATTAATTTCTCTTCTTACAGTAAATAG
- the LOC122654596 gene encoding mannosyl-oligosaccharide glucosidase GCS1, whose translation MTGSSRRPARSRIKPTADIGSDDYPSDRKSNQRSRNDRSRGHDAIRVMDINPKTLLLFGSFAFLIVICVIYYSLKPVKEVQKLRVITPFPAPKVMDLPQFQGEHKESLYWGTYRPQVYLGIRARTPQSLIAGLMWIGVKDGSYFMRHVCQDSDELSTYGWTHHNGRDYGHQVLIDQGMTLMTSFLKTKGSRSGYGGDWAVRINVQNEKSQLEEEMWRTAHLFFYLADEGGKALSMDRERLGIRDGSRLTFGSREDVGGWELHLVSADNLEVHYSGFRTPHMHNLTELVQGSLGAHARRVGLLQLPDVSDDSPNILVFQISGKIPFQTDIAFVSGTDMESSRVGERVKSLTGSLLTSQLNVKQKDFEEKYRRCFNLTEKVDSESMIVGMAAIGNLLGGMGYFYGQSKIALPRDLSLKNGDKFVLYWPGELYTAVPSRPFFPRGFLWDEGFHQLLIWRWDIRICLDIIGHWLDLMNIDGWIPREQILGAEALSKVPKEFVPQHPTNGNPPTLFLVLRDIVRGMKGNKFTTTESNEISSFLERAFVRLEAWFQWFNTTQSGKDTSSFYWHGRDKQTTRELNAKSLSSGLDDYPRASHPSEDERHLDLRCWMFLAADCMSSMAELLEKKNDFGKGYHSMAQLLSDFDILNQMHLDDVLGAYFDFGNHTEKVRLRWQETNPSGGSYASRELVREVLEKPLLRLVPHIGYVSLFPFMMRIIPPESWILEKQLDLISNRSTLWTDYGLRSLAKTSSLYMKRNTEHDPPYWRGPIWMNMNYMILSALHHYSSEDGPYRVRARTVYKELRETLIRNVVKNYFQTGFLWEQYDQKKGKGKGAHPFTGWTSLIVLVMGEAFSEDLSHSIQ comes from the exons ATGACTGGAAGCAGCAGAAGACCTGCACGGAGCAGGATTAAACCTACGGCAGACATTGGCAGTGACGACTATCCCAGTGATCGGAAATCGAATCAAAGAAGCCGAAATGATAGAAGTAGAGGTCACGATGCAATTCGTGTTATGGATATTAATCCCAAAACCCTACTATTGTTTGGTTCATTTGCGTTTCTAATCGTAATCTGCGTGATCTATTATTCTTTGAAACCCGTCAAGGAAGTTCAGAAACTACGGGTTATTACCCCATTTCCAGCTCCCAAAGTCATGGATCTTCCACAG TTTCAAGGTGAGCACAAGGAGAGCTTGTACTGGGGAACTTACCGTCCACAAGTTTATCTAGGCATCCGCGCGAG GACTCCACAGTCGTTAATTGCCGGTTTGATGTGGATTGGTGTGAAAGATGGGAGCTATTTCATGCGGCATGTCTGTCAAGACTCTGATGAGCTTAGCACATATGGATGGACTCATCATAATGGACGAGATTATGGACATCAGGTGTTGATTGACCAAGGCATGACCTTGATGACAAGCTtcttgaaaaccaaggggagcAGAAGTGGCTATGGAGGAGATTGGGCAGTTCGTATCAATGTGCAAAATGAGAA ATCTCAACTGGAAGAGGAAATGTGGAGAACTGctcatcttttcttctatttggcTGATGAAGGAGGTAAGGCTCTAAGCATGGATAGGGAGAGATTGGGTATTCGTGATGGATCCCGTCTGACATTTGGATCACGTGAGGATGTTGGAGGCTGGGAGCTTCATTTAGTTTCTGCG GATAACCTGGAAGTTCATTATTCTGGTTTTAGGACTCCGCACATGCACAATTTAACTGAACTTGTGCAGGGATCTCTGGGAGCCCAT GCAAGAAGGGTGGGTCTTCTGCAGCTACCTGATGTATCTGATGATTCTCCAAACATTTTAGTTTTTCAG ATTTCTGGGAAGATTCCTTTTCAAACAGATATTGCTTTTGTATCTGGAACTGATATGGAGAGTTCAAGAGTTGGAGAACGTGTTAAAAGTCTCACAG GATCCCTGCTGACTAGTCAACTCAATGTAAAACAAaaagattttgaagaaaaatacaGGAGGTGCTTTAATCTAACTGAAAAG GTTGATTCTGAATCAATGATTGTTGGTATGGCTGCTATTGGGAATCTTTTGGGTGGCATGGGCTACTTTTATGGTCAGTCAAAAATTGCTCTTCCGAGAGATCTTAGT CTTAAAAATGGTGATAAATTTGTTCTATATTGGCCGGGGGAGCTTTACACTGCTGTTCCCAGCCGACCTTTCTTCCCAAGGGGATTTTTGTGGGATGAAGGTTTTCATCAACTTCTAATCTG GCGCTGGGATATTCGTATTTGCTTGGACATTATTGGGCACTGGCTAGACCTAATGAATATTGATGGATGGATCCCCCGTGAACAAATTTTGGGTGCTGAAGCTTTAAG TAAAGTTCCCAAAGAATTCGTTCCTCAGCACCCAACAAATGGAAATCCACCAACTTTATTTCTGGTTTTACGAG ATATTGTTCGTGGCATGAAAGGAAACAAGTTCACTACCACTGAAAGCAATgaaatctcttctttcttaGAGAGGGCTTTTGTTCGCCTTGAAGCTTGGTTCCAATGGTTCAATACTACGCAATCAG GAAAGGATACTAGCAGCTTTTATTGGCATGGGAGAGATAAACAAACAACTCGTGAACTAAATGCAAAG TCTCTGTCATCTGGTCTGGATGATTATCCACGTGCATCACACCCAAGTGAAGATGAGCGCCACTTGGATCTAAGATGTTGGATGTTTCTTGCGGCAGATTGCATGAGTTCCATGGCAGAACtacttgaaaagaaaaatgattttgGAAAG GGCTACCATTCAATGGCTCAATTGCTCTCAGACTTCGACATTCTGAATCAG ATGCACCTTGATGATGTTTTGGGGGCATATTTTGATTTTGGAAATCACACAGAGAAG gTTCGCTTGAGGTGGCAAGAAACAAATCCATCAGGTGGCAGTTATGCAAGTCGAGAGCTTGTTCGTGAGGTTTTAGAAAAGCCACTGTTGAGACTTGTTCCTCATATCGGTTATGTCAGCCTATTCCCATTTATGATGAGGATTATTCCACCA GAATCATGGATCTTGGAAAAACAACTCGACCTCATTTCCAATCGGAGCACTTTATGGACAGATTATGGACTCCGTTCACTAGCCAAAACAAG TTCATTGTACATGAAGCGCAACACGGAGCATGATCCTCCTTATTGGAGAGGGCCCATTTGGATGAACATGAATTATATGATTCTTTCAGCACTCCACCATTACTCCTCAG AGGATGGACCCTACAGAGTTAGAGCCAGGACAGTATACAAGGAGTTGAGGGAAACTTTGATCAG GAATGTtgtaaaaaactattttcagaCTGGTTTCTTGTGGGAACAATACGACCAGAAGAAGGGAAAGGGGAAAGGTGCACACCCATTTACGGGCTGGACCTCACTTATTGTTCTGGTCATGGGGGAAGCATTTAGTGAAGATCTAAGCCATTCTATTCAATGA